CCGGTCAGCGTACCGCGCAAGGCACGGGTCAGCGTTCGTCGAACGCTCAGCCCGCGCCACGGCCGCAAGGCGCAAAGCCGGCCGGCAACGGTGGACAGACGCGCCGCGATACGCAGCGTCATGACGATCGTCCGCGTGCGGCAGGGCAAGACGGCGGTGCCGCGCAACATGCGCCGCGCAAGCCGCAGGGCAATGGTTCCCCTAACGCCAATCCGGGCGCATTGCTCGGCGGCACAAAGCGCAACGATGCGCCGCGTCGTGCGCAACCGTCGCGCAACGGCGAGCGCGGCCGCTAAGCGTCGTTTCGCCTGAAGGCCGCCGGCGCGTGTCAGCCGTCAGTGCTTGCTGCTCGAAGACTAACGGCTGCTTGCGGCGGCGGCCCGCTTCAAATACTCGACCTGCTGTTCCCATCGCTCGAGTACCGCATTCCCCTCTCCTTGCAAGGCGAACGTGATGCCGCCCGTCAGGTGCGCATAACGGACGCTTTGCGCCTCCGCCGTGTCGATCGAGCCGAGCAGGTAGACGAGGCCGCTATCGTCGTCGGCGACACCGGGCAGCGGCGTGACACGCAACTGCACCTGATAGAACGCCGCATCACAAACGAAGCTCAACGCCGCGCGTCCGCTTTGCTCGATCGCGCGCGTGGCTCGCGCCTGCGGCCATAGCGCGATGCACAGCGTGCGCGAGTCGGGTGCATAGAGTTCGCCGACGCTCAGCAGCGATGTGCGCACGTGGCCGTTCGCATCGACTGTCAGCAGCGACGCGGTGAAGCCCGCCTTGTCCGCGAGCAACGAACCGTCGAGCAATGCACGCACGTTGGCCGGCCATTCGTCGAACGTGACCTGTTCGAGCGCACGCGCGGACGTCGATGCGGAGGAGGGGTCGCTCATGCTATCGATCCAGCCGAAGTAGTCAGTCAGCCTCAACGAGCGATAGCTCAGCGAAAGAACACATGCTGAGTGATCTTCGCGAGCGGGTAATGCACGCCCGGCTGAATGCGCGCTGGCAGATCGAGCGGTTTGAGCAGCATCTTCACGCACATGTCGGCGGACAGATTGCGCCGCACCAGCTTATTGATACGCGCGGCGCGCTCGCGGTTATACGCGCAGTCGTGCACGCGCTCTGGATAGCGAATCGCGAACACGTGCCGCAACGCGATCTCCGAATCTTCGTTCTTGATTTCCATCACGCGACGCATCAACGCGCCGAGCACCGCGAGCCGGCCGTTGCCCTCGATCCGGTTGTACTTCTTGAAGTACTTGAAAAAGTGCTTGTAGTGACGGACTTCGTCGGTGCGGATGTTGTCGGTGATCTGCTTGAGCACCGCTTCATCTGAGCACTCGTTGATCGCGCGATACAACGTCGCCGTGCCCGTTTCCACTACGCAACGCGCGACCATCTCGAGCGCGCGGGTCTTTTCGAAATCCTCGACCGAGCAAGTCAGCGAATACTCGGCCATGAAATTGCGGAATGCGGTGTCCCAGTCGAACTCCGGCCACACATGCGCGATATAGGTCTTCAGCGCGCGGCCGTGCTGCATTTCCTCGGGCTCCCACTCGTTGTTGAGCCAGGCGGAGACCTCGGGGTCGTCGTTGAAAAACGTACTCAGATTGCTGGTGTAGAGATCGGTGCCGCTTTCGATGAACGAAGCCGCGCACAGCAACAGCAGCAGGTCTTCGTTGGCCGCCGCCTTCTGCCGGTCAATGCGCGTCAGATCGATGTCCTCGATCCGCCAGGGCATGACATGGTTCAGCTCTGTGTGCATCGTGTCTTGCTCCCATGCTGTACCGACCGGTGGACTTCTTCGCAACTGCTCCAGCGCTCGCCGCGATGTTTGTCCGTGTCGGATGCAACGCCGTGAATTAGAGTTTGGGCTCTTGTACTCGGCATGTTAGCTGGAGATATCCGACTATGCAGAGTACACAGCACAGACCATGCCGCATCAGTGCAGTTCCAATTCCAGATAGTCGATATCTTCCACCGTATTAAAACGATGTGCGCGAGACGAAAAAAGCCAGCCCAAAAGGCTGGCTTTCCGGACAGACACCGGGCCCGATGGGCCCGGCGGCCCCAGCGGGGTGCCCGCAAGCTCAGGCAGGCTGTACGCCGCCTGGGACGGGGCACGCGCGACGCCTGCGCAGCGCGACGATGACCAGCGATATGCCTGAAAGCACCGCCGCCAGCAGCACGTAATAGCTGGGCGCAAGTTTGTCGCCGGTCAAATGAATGAAGGTTTCGACGATGGTCGGCGCGAAGCCGCCGAAGAGCGTCACGCCGATGCTGTAACCGATTGAAAGGCCGGTCGAGCGCACCTGGGTCGGAAAGATCTCCGACATCAGCGCGGGCATCGGCCCCGAATAAGACGCCTTGAACATCCCGGCGACGCCTTGCAGCACCAGCAGCCAGCCAATCGTCGGATGGCTCTGCAGCCACGCGAACATCGGATAGATCAACAGCCCCATCAGGATCGAGGTGGTCAGCATGATGCGAATGCGGCCGATGCGATCGGACAGCGCGCCCATGATCGGCGAGAAGATGAACTGCATGCCGCCGTTCAGCACGACTACGCCGAATGACGCGGCGGCCGCCATATGCAGTTGCTTGACCGCGTAGAGCGGCATGTAGAGCTGCAGCACGTACACGCCGACCGTCGACTGCGCGACGATGCCGATCGCAAGCAGCAGGTTGACCCACTGACTCGAGAACGACGCATCTTTCGTTTCGTCCGGCATCTTGCGCTCGCTGGCCGCCTCGCTGGCCGCGCGCGTTTCACGCAAGGCGAGGAATTCGGGCGTTTCGTCGAGATGCGAGCGGATGTAGTAGCCGACCGGCCCGACCAGCAAACCGAACACGAACGGCACGCGCCAGCCCCAGCTGTTGAGATGCTCGGCCGGCAGCCACGCGGTCAGCAGTGAGCCGAACGCCGCCGCGGTGATCGCCGCGAGACCCTGGCTCGCGAACTGCCAGCTCGCGTAGTAGCCGCGCCGCGTCGCGCTGTGCTCGACCATGAACGCGGTGGCGCTGCCGAACTCGCCGCCGACCGCGAAGCCCTGCACGAGCCGCGCGAGCAGCACCAGCAGCGGCGCCGCGAGACCGATCGACGAAAACGGCGGCATCACCGCCATCGTGAAGGTACCGACCATCATCAGCGCGATCGCGAGCGTGAGCGCCGCCTTACGGCCCTTGCGGTCGCCATAGACGCCGAGCACGATCGCGCCGAGCGGGCGCATCAGGAACGAGATGCCGAAGGTGGCGATCGCGAGCAGCGTCGAGAGCCACTCGTCCTGCATCGGAAAGAACTGTTTCGCGATGATCGTCGCGAAGTAGCCGTAGACCAGAAAGTCGAACCACTCGAGCGCATTACCGATCGACGATGAGAAAACGATCCGCCGCACCATCGCTTTCGACAGCGGTGCGGCGTGAGGGGAAGCGGTCGTCGAATGCGACGCGGGGGTGTTCATCATGGTCTCCTGCGGGTCTGCTGGGTGATGACTGTCGTAGGTGCGGCACCGCCCGCGTCGGCGAGGCGGCGAGGCGGCCGCGCAAGTGTGCGCGGCATGCGCAACGCCGCGCGTTCATTACCTGTTGCCTCGTTCCGGTCTAGAAGCCGGCGGCGAGCCCGTCGCGGCGGCTGTCGCTCGCCGCCACATAGCCGCGCTCCGGCTCGTTGCGATCGAGCTTCCAGATGAACTGGCCGGAGCCGAAGTCCATATACGGATCATCGACCGACTTGATCGTGTGGCCGAGCTTGTGCAGGCCCTCGGTGGTCTTCGGATCGAGCGTCGACTCGATGTCGACCGTGAAGTCGCGGTTGACCTTCCAGCGCGGCGCGTCGCACGCGGCCTGCGGCTGCTGGCCGTAGTCGAGCATGCGCACCACCGTTTGCAGGTGGCCTTGCGGCTGCATGTCGCCGCCCATCACACCGAAGCTCATCACCGCTTCCTGCTGGCCGTTCACCTGTTGCGTGAGGAACGCCGGGATGATCGTATGGAACGGCCGCTTGCCGCCCTCGACGACGTTGGGCGACTTCGGATCCATCGAAAAGCCGCAGCCGCGGTTCTGCAGCGCGATGCCGCTGTCCGGCACCACGACCCCCGAGCCGAAGCCCATGTAGTTCGACTGGATGAAGCTGACCATCATGCCGCTCTCGTCCGCGGCCGACAGGTAGATCGTGCCGCCCGCCTTCGGCATGCCGAAGTCGAAGTGCGTCGCACGCTTCGGATCGATCAACTTCGCGCGCGAGCTCAGGTACGCGTCGTCGAGCATCTGCTCGGGCGTGACGTCCATCGAACGCGGATCGGCGACGTAGCGATACAGATCGGCAAACGCGAGCTTCATCGCTTCGATCTGAAGATGCTGCGACTCGACGCTGTCGACCTTCAGCGACTTCACGTCGAACTTCTCGAGAATGCCGAGCGCAACCAGCGCCGCGATGCCCTGGCCGTTCGGCGGAATCTCATGCACGGTGTAGCCGCGATAGTCCTTGCCGATCGGCTCGACCCAGTCCGCGCGGTAGTTGCGCAGGTCGTCGGCGGTGAGCGCGGCGCCGCCTTCGCGCGCGAACGCGGCGATACGCTCGGCGATCTCGCCCTCGTAGTACGCGCGCGGACCTTGCTCGGCGATCAGGCGCAGCGTCTTCGCGTGACCGGGAAAGCGCACCGGTTCGCTGACCTCGGGCGCGCGGCCGCGCGGCATGAAGGTCTGCGCGAAGCCCGGCTGATCCTTCAGCTCCGGCACGGCGTTCGCCCACTTGTAGGCGACGATGCTGGCCACCGCGTGACCGCGCTCGGCGATCTCGATGGCCGGCTCCATCAGATCGGCGAACGGCAGCTTGCCGAACTTCTGGTGCAGCGCTTCCCAACCGGCGATCACGCCCGGCACCGTGACGGCGTCCCAGCCGCGCTTCGGCTGCTTCGCGAGGCCGTTTTCCTCGCCATATTTGCGCTTGAAGTAATCGACGTTCCACGCAGCCGGCGACACGCCCGACGCGTTCAGACCGTGCAGCTTCTTGCCGTCCCACACGAGCGCGAACGCATCGCCGCCGAGGCCGCACGAGACCGGCTCGACCACCGTGATCGCGGCGGCGGCCGCGATGGCCGCATCGACGGCATTGCCGCCCTTCCACAGCATGCGCAGGCCGGCCTGCGCGGCGAGCGGGTGCGAGGTCGAGACGAGATTGCGTGCGAATACGGGCAGACGTTGCGTCGGATAGGGGTTTTGCCAGTTGAAGCCAGTCATGTCGAACACTCTCGAAAGCGCGGCCCGGCACGACAAAGTCGCCGGACATCATGGGAAAGGTTGTTAAGCAGGTAAAACACGAAGCCCCGAATTGCAGCGCGAACCGGCCCAAAAAACAAATTCATTTATCAAATGAATAAATGCGCGACGTGCCTGAATGGATCTAAAAGCAGGTTCGAGACCTTCGCGCCGCGTTTGGCCGGATTGCGCCAGTTGGCGGACAAGAGGCACGTTGGTCTTACAATAGCCGCAACCACAGCCACGACACGAGACACATGACACGAGACCCCCGCCTGACTCTCAACGCCCGGCAACAGGAATTGCTGGAGTGGGTGCAACGCGACGGCTTCGTGACCGTGGACGACCTCGCGAGCCACTTCGACGTCACACCTCAGACGATCCGCCGCGACGTCAACTGGCTCGCCGATATGAACCTGCTGCGCCGCTATCACGGCGGCGCCAGTCTGCCGACCAGCTCCGAGAACGTCTCCTACACCGCGCGCCAGCGCATGTTCCACGACGAGAAACGCCGCATTGCCGCGCTGGTGGCCACTCACATTCCCGATCAGGCGTCGCTGTTCATCAATCTCGGCACGACCACCGAGGAAGTGGCGCGCGCGCTGAACCGCCACCGCGGACTGCGTGTGATCACGAACAATCTGAACGTGGCGAGCATGATGAGCGGCTACCCGGATTGCGAAGTGCTGGTGACGGGCGGCATCGTGCGGCCGTGGGACAAAGGCATCGTCGGTGAACTGGCGATCGATTTCATCCGCCAGTTCAAGGTCGACTTCGCGATCATCGGCACGTCGAGCATCGAAACGGACGGCACGCTGCGCGATTTCGACACGCGCGAAGTGCGCGTCGCCGAGGCGATCATCGAGCACGCGCGCACCGTGTTCCTGGCCGCCGATCACTCCAAGTTTGGCCGCCCGGCGTTAGTTCGCCAGGGACATCTGGAGCAGATCGACGCGCTGTTCACCGACGCCGCACCGCCCGCCGACTTCGCCGAGGCGCTGAGCACCGCCGATTGTCAAATGTATATTGCCGGATAATTCCAGGCGTTCTCCGCCATGCTGCGGTGCACGCCAAACTTCGCGTTAAATCAAGAAATTGGCTGGCAGGCAGGACCGCCGGTCGCCCATCAAATTGTCAAATGGAAAATTTGCGGGCGGCAGGTTGGCGTTTCGTCGGTGCTCGCCTACACTCCAGTTCCCCAGCGTACGTTGCGAGTTTCGCACGGCGTCGGTCGTGTGAATCTGTCGTATAAGCCGTACCTCCCGCCCTGATCCTTTAGCGGACCCTGCTCCGACCTCCGGTCGACTGCAAGGCTATCCGCAATTCGCTGACATGGAGAGAACGATGCTGAGTCCGCATGAATTCGCCACGTTGTTGCTCGTCAAAGACGCCCCCAATCAAGTCGAAATGAACCGAGAAGAACTCGATGCGTTGCTCGAACGCCAACTGGTGCAACTCGAGCGCCTCGCATCGGGCAACGAAGAATGGCGCGTGACCGAAACCGGCGACACCGCATTGCGGGCCATCAAACGTTCTTCCTGAATTCGCCGCAGTCAGTTCGAGAGTCGTTGGCGGCGTGTTAGCGCCGCCCTTGCGGTATGCGCCGCGCTCGCGCTCTACTTCCAGGTTCGCGTCACCTACTTCTCACGACCGCGAGCCGCTTTCGCAGCGCGTTGTTGTGCGTAGCTCATTTACGCAGTAAATTTCCGCGACGGACTTCCCGCCCTCGCGCATGCCCAAAACCCTCTCCGCCGACGATATCCAGCAGTTTCGCGAAGCCATGCGGCGCGTCGCTGAAAACGCGTTTGCGACCCGCGGCGCGCAGGGCGTGACGATGCGCGAGCTGGCCAAGGAACTCGGCTGCAGCGCGATGACACCGTATCGATATTTCCGCGACAAGGAAGACATTCTGGCGATGGTCCGAGCCGCCGCGTTCAGCCGCTTCGCAGCGCGCCTCGAAGCGGCCGCGCAACGCATGCCCGCGAACGCCCTCGCGATCGACCGCAGCGCCGTCAGCGAGGCCTACGTCGCCTTCGCGCTCGACGAACCGCACGCCTACCGCTTGATGTTCGACCAGACGCCGCAACAGCAAGACGTCTACCCTGAACTGGCCGCGGCTTCGCAGCGCGCGCGGCATCTTATGGAAGCGCACTTCGAGCAGCTCGTCGAGGCGGGCGTTCTAGAAGGTGATCCGCGCCTGATCGGCTACGCGTACTGGACCAGCCTGCACGGTTTCACGATGCTCGCGCTC
Above is a window of Paraburkholderia sprentiae WSM5005 DNA encoding:
- a CDS encoding ferritin-like domain-containing protein; the protein is MHTELNHVMPWRIEDIDLTRIDRQKAAANEDLLLLLCAASFIESGTDLYTSNLSTFFNDDPEVSAWLNNEWEPEEMQHGRALKTYIAHVWPEFDWDTAFRNFMAEYSLTCSVEDFEKTRALEMVARCVVETGTATLYRAINECSDEAVLKQITDNIRTDEVRHYKHFFKYFKKYNRIEGNGRLAVLGALMRRVMEIKNEDSEIALRHVFAIRYPERVHDCAYNRERAARINKLVRRNLSADMCVKMLLKPLDLPARIQPGVHYPLAKITQHVFFR
- a CDS encoding MFS transporter, whose protein sequence is MNTPASHSTTASPHAAPLSKAMVRRIVFSSSIGNALEWFDFLVYGYFATIIAKQFFPMQDEWLSTLLAIATFGISFLMRPLGAIVLGVYGDRKGRKAALTLAIALMMVGTFTMAVMPPFSSIGLAAPLLVLLARLVQGFAVGGEFGSATAFMVEHSATRRGYYASWQFASQGLAAITAAAFGSLLTAWLPAEHLNSWGWRVPFVFGLLVGPVGYYIRSHLDETPEFLALRETRAASEAASERKMPDETKDASFSSQWVNLLLAIGIVAQSTVGVYVLQLYMPLYAVKQLHMAAAASFGVVVLNGGMQFIFSPIMGALSDRIGRIRIMLTTSILMGLLIYPMFAWLQSHPTIGWLLVLQGVAGMFKASYSGPMPALMSEIFPTQVRSTGLSIGYSIGVTLFGGFAPTIVETFIHLTGDKLAPSYYVLLAAVLSGISLVIVALRRRRACPVPGGVQPA
- the ggt gene encoding gamma-glutamyltransferase; translation: MTGFNWQNPYPTQRLPVFARNLVSTSHPLAAQAGLRMLWKGGNAVDAAIAAAAAITVVEPVSCGLGGDAFALVWDGKKLHGLNASGVSPAAWNVDYFKRKYGEENGLAKQPKRGWDAVTVPGVIAGWEALHQKFGKLPFADLMEPAIEIAERGHAVASIVAYKWANAVPELKDQPGFAQTFMPRGRAPEVSEPVRFPGHAKTLRLIAEQGPRAYYEGEIAERIAAFAREGGAALTADDLRNYRADWVEPIGKDYRGYTVHEIPPNGQGIAALVALGILEKFDVKSLKVDSVESQHLQIEAMKLAFADLYRYVADPRSMDVTPEQMLDDAYLSSRAKLIDPKRATHFDFGMPKAGGTIYLSAADESGMMVSFIQSNYMGFGSGVVVPDSGIALQNRGCGFSMDPKSPNVVEGGKRPFHTIIPAFLTQQVNGQQEAVMSFGVMGGDMQPQGHLQTVVRMLDYGQQPQAACDAPRWKVNRDFTVDIESTLDPKTTEGLHKLGHTIKSVDDPYMDFGSGQFIWKLDRNEPERGYVAASDSRRDGLAAGF
- a CDS encoding DeoR/GlpR family DNA-binding transcription regulator → MTRDPRLTLNARQQELLEWVQRDGFVTVDDLASHFDVTPQTIRRDVNWLADMNLLRRYHGGASLPTSSENVSYTARQRMFHDEKRRIAALVATHIPDQASLFINLGTTTEEVARALNRHRGLRVITNNLNVASMMSGYPDCEVLVTGGIVRPWDKGIVGELAIDFIRQFKVDFAIIGTSSIETDGTLRDFDTREVRVAEAIIEHARTVFLAADHSKFGRPALVRQGHLEQIDALFTDAAPPADFAEALSTADCQMYIAG
- a CDS encoding TetR/AcrR family transcriptional regulator, yielding MPKTLSADDIQQFREAMRRVAENAFATRGAQGVTMRELAKELGCSAMTPYRYFRDKEDILAMVRAAAFSRFAARLEAAAQRMPANALAIDRSAVSEAYVAFALDEPHAYRLMFDQTPQQQDVYPELAAASQRARHLMEAHFEQLVEAGVLEGDPRLIGYAYWTSLHGFTMLALANQLPPSAAQPADPAGRDAQQPSREAVFAQLLRMLWRGALAQPK